In Eubalaena glacialis isolate mEubGla1 chromosome 12, mEubGla1.1.hap2.+ XY, whole genome shotgun sequence, a single window of DNA contains:
- the PRSS35 gene encoding inactive serine protease 35 yields the protein METMLFWLILFTLGWTPIDGSEMERDFMWHLRKIPRLVSERTFHLSSPTFEADAKMVLNQACGIECQKELPAPNLSDLEDSLSYETVFENGTRTLTRVKVQGWVPEPHENLTAQGAPVRRRRQVYGTDSRFSILDKRFLTNFPFNTAVKLSTGCSGILISPNHVLTAAHCVHDGNDYIKGSKKLRVGLLKMRNKGSGKKHRGSRRSRREARGGDGREGSRESLKERAKAGRRRKESARGQRAADGMPSFQWTRVKNTHIPKGWARGGRGDAALDYDYALLELKRAHKKKYMELGISPTIRKLPGGMIHFSGFDHDRADQLVYRFCSVSDESNDLLYQYCDAELGSTGSGVYLRLKDPDEKRWKRKIIAVYSGHQWVDINGVQKDYNVAVRITPLKYAQICLWVHGDDASCTYG from the coding sequence atggaaaCGATGCTATTTTGGTTGATACTTTTCACCCTTGGGTGGACTCCCATCGATGGATCTGAGATGGAACGGGATTTTATGTGGCACTTGAGAAAAATACCCCGGCTTGTCAGTGAAAGGACCTTCCATCTCAGCAGCCCCACCTTTGAAGCGGACGCTAAGATGGTGTTAAATCAAGCGTGTGGCATCGAATGCCAGAAAGAACTCCCAGCTCCCAACCTTTCTGACCTGGAAGACTCTCTCTCATATGAGACTGTCTTTGAGAATGGCACCCGAACCTTGACCAGAGTGAAAGTTCAAGGTTGGGTCCCCGAGCCACATGAAAATCTCACTGCACAGGGAGCACCTGTGAGGAGAAGGAGACAGGTGTATGGCACTGACAGCAGGTTCAGCATCTTGGACAAGAGATTCTTAACCAATTTCCCTTTCAATACGGCCGTGAAGCTCTCCACGGGCTGCAGTGGTATCCTCATCTCCCCCAACCACGTCCTAACAGCTGCCCATTGTGTCCACGATGGAAACGACTACATCAAAGGCAGCAAAAAGCTAAGGGTAGGGTTGTTGAAGATGAGAAATAAAGGTAGTGGCAAGAAACACAGAGGTTCtaggaggagcaggagggaagcAAGGGGTGGTGATGGAAGAGAGGGTAGCAGAGAGAGTCTGAAGGAGAGAGCCAAGGCcggaagaaggagaaaggaatctGCTCGGGGTCAGAGAGCTGCTGACGGGATGCCCTCCTTCCAGTGGACCCGGGTCAAGAACACCCACATCCCCAAAGGCTGGgctagaggagggaggggagacgcGGCCTTGGATTATGACTACGCCCTTCTGGAGCTGAAGCGTGCtcacaaaaagaaatacatggaGCTGGGAATCAGTCCCACCATCAGGAAGCTGCCAGGCGGCATGATCCACTTCTCAGGATTTGATCACGACAGGGCAGATCAGTTAGTCTACCGGTTTTGCAGTGTGTCCGATGAATCCAATGATCTTCTCTATCAATACTGCGATGCCGAGTTGGGCTCCACTGGCTCTGGGGTCTATCTGCGTCTGAAAGATCCAGACGAAAAGAGATGGAAACGCAAAATCATTGCGGTGTATTCCGGCCACCAGTGGGTGGACATAAACGGTGTTCAGAAGGACTACAACGTGGCCGTGCGCATCACGCCCCTCAAGTACGCCCAGATCTGCCTCTGGGTGCACGGGGATGACGCCAGTTGCACCTACGGCTAA